The following DNA comes from Erigeron canadensis isolate Cc75 chromosome 3, C_canadensis_v1, whole genome shotgun sequence.
TTATATCTTCAATTTCATCTCTAATCCATAGTAGCTTATGTTGCTGAGGCTCAACAGGATGCAGATTACGAACAATATGCATTCCCATTTCTTCTATATGATCATGCATGTCCAGCTtcttatcatcatcataatcacaATCACAATCGTCACAGCGATGAGTAACATCACGGAGAGTAATTAAGGATTTCTTCTCTAGAACTCCTAAACCAAATTTAGCACGAAATCCTAAACTTTCTAGTATTCTAATTGCTCTCTTCTTCCTTTCGTCTTTCAATAGGCAAGCAACATGTAAAAATATCTCTTTCTGATCCTCTTCTAAAGCATCATAGcttattttcaatattttcaaGGTATCACCCCATGGAACTGTTTCTAGTCTTGTGATACCATCTTCCCATTCTTGCACAGGACAACCATGAAGAGATGAACTTAAAGTTTTGATGGTTAAAGGAAGACCAGCAGCATATTTTACAACCTTTTTAGATAGCTCTTCATAACCCTCAGCTGGACACTCTGTTTTAAAAGCATACCTGCTAAGGAGACGAATTGCATCCTCATCTGATAACGTGCCAACATCATGAATATTGTGACTCTGAACTCCATGGGCTACCAATACTTGTCTATCCCTTGATGTAATGATGATTCTACTTCCTGGCCTAAACCAACTTGGTTCTGCTAACGCCTCAAGTTGCTTTGAATCATTCACGTCATCTAGAACTATAAGAACTTTTATACTAGGCATCCTCCTTTGCATCATACTACGCCCTTCAAAATCACTTGGCACATCAATGCTTTGATCGCCAAACATAGAAGTAAGGAGCCGTTGTTGCATATCCTGCAAACCCTTAGGGTCTTTTGAGCGTTCTCTAACATTCTGAACAAAGCTTTTGACATCAAACTGATTGGCTATCCGATTAAAAACTACACTTGCCAGAGTTGTCTTCCCCACCCCACCAAGACCCGTGATTCCTATCATCCGAACATCATCAAAGCCAACTTGTAAACTTAAAAGTAATTTCTCCACCCGGGTCATCATGCCCACTAAGTTTTCATTAATACTGAAATTGGCGAAATATGGCTTTTGTGATATGGCTTGAACAATTTTTTCGATGAACTGAACTTCATGCCTGTGTGTTGAAGAAGATTCAATAATGTTACTTACAATCTCTCATGACTCGttaattttaattgtatataactcCCCCATAACCCCCGTTACGCCGCCCCTAGGGGCGTTATGGGCCTAAGAAATTTCCTCCCTATCCAATTTTTAACGCCTTCATTTCACATGTCCCCATGCTCTTTCCTTCCTCCAAGTGTTCTTTCCTTCTCTTTCCGTTTCTTTATTTCTCGCTCTCTTTCTTAGGCTTTATGGGAAGGCCTCACTGCAAGGGGAAAGCCCCTTGAGTGACTAGACTCCACATATCAATATGCCATGAGTTTGGGGGGTTATGGACACCCCCACTCCCTTTAGCCTaactatcaataatatatagtgatatattattaatatatatagattaagaaCCAACCATCAATAGATAGATTTGGTTTGGTCTTAGGTTCATATCCTAAGGGAAAATTTATTCTAAGGAAACGGTGTCTTTAGTCCTAAGAGCATTAAACTCAAATTTTCCGTAGATTAAGAATTGAAACATAAAATTAGAATATGAGACATAAGAGAATACCCATCACCGGTCTTGTCCAACTCCCACCCTTCCAGGGTCGCTGCTTCTGCCATAGCAGCCCTCCATCTCCCAGCAGCCTCGTTCTCTGAGTGTTTTGCGAATGCTTTTTCAACTGGCCCCTTTTGTTCGCGGACTTCGCTGGGTTTGACATGATAAAAGATCGGGAAAAAAGTTCCCTCCTCCGGGTTCTGGCATATTTCTAGGATCTCTACGAACTCGTTTAAGCACCAATAAGAATCTGCATATCTTTTGGAGAAAATAACGATGTGAAACTTGGAATCTTTGATGGCTTTGGGGAGCTCGTCACCGATCTTTTGCCCGACCTCGATGTCCTtatcatctttgaaaacaataatGCCACTTTTCCGAAGAGCATGGTAAAGGTGATCAACAAAACTCGTACGCAAGTCTTTACCCCTGAAACTTATAAAAACGTCGTAAATGTAACCCTTTTCAACCGATGAAGTTGATGCCGATGCCATTGAGTTTAAGATGAGTCACCATATTTTTCTACATAATGGACTGATATGAGTGTGAAACGAGTGTGACGgctgttaaaaataaaaaggaaaccTAATTACAACTACCAGTGTTTTATTACTTGACACCTCCTACTTCTGTTTTTTACACATCATGTCCATCACtttatctttttgaaaattaatcaataataatCCTCCAACTTTTTAAATTGACTAATGTTTatttacataattaaaattaaaattatatatatggaagTAGTCTTCAAAGTTCACAAGAATATATGATTTACAGATTTcattttaatatgttttgaatttttgttacaaatttaaaaaatttatctaACTAAATGAAACAAGCCTTACATTAAGCAAGAATGAACAAGAAGTCTCATATGTGCGATTACCAATTCATTTAACTAATACTTTGATGTtaagaataaaacaaaaattatacacaatataataatatacatttcatcaaacaatgtatgtatatcaaaaaatagaaaaatcaactataaaacataattttgattaaaatacAAACGTTAGATCAAAGTCACAATGAATAGCTAAAATATCGttctttttatatcatataaacAAATCAGATCTactaaatattgaaaaaaacctcatatcaaaaaaaaatatatatatatatatatatacaattttacgtataaatggttacttttaaacatttagtacattttattagaaaaatgatacaatacaatcaaaatatataaaaataacccTTATCTGAATtaaaattctattttttttatagtcaatttttattttttttatatattttataagatttttttttataacaaaaacaaatgatttaaagaaattaaaatattaagatagTAAATAGTTaccaataatttttaaaaaactatatattaaaagaataaagatGTCAAAAATTAACTGACTATGACCAATAGGTTATAGTAAAAACCAACTACGTTTTTGTATTATATTTGTTGATAACTTGATACTTTATCCAAATCATAATTTGTTATAGTACTTGTACAAATCAAGGGTACCtggtaaaaaagaaaatatttatttaaaatgttatgTAGTTTGATGAGATGGATTTAAATgcatataaaaaacaaagagCTAAATCTACCAAAAATCATGTTATGGTCATAATCATGTTTTTAGATACGTAATTTTGGCCAAATTGGTATAAAATTACACAGGGGAAAAGCCATAATTTACTCTAATTTTTTAACCAACAACATATGATATGACCTTTTTATTATCACCAAAAGAAGTCATCACGATACACAATTATGAACATAAGATAATTACACCATACTATATTACGacaaatctatctattaaattaaatgaagcCGAAGTTGAAAACCACTCAAGACTCCCATTGCACCCTGCTGATTTTGGACTTCTACACTATTTTCAAACACTATATCGTCCATGTTTTTCCAGAGTTTCCAAAATGTCGCCACACAAAAAAAGAttgggggtgtttggcctagctttttTTAGGAAGCTTTTAGCTTTTTTgcttattttgaaagaaaaaagtcattttaaatatttgtgTAGGCTTTTGAGTTTATGCCTTTTAGCTTTTATAAGCCACTTTTTGATAAACTAGAAATCAAAGTTTTTTAGCTTTTCTtcctattttcttttctttttcctttcaaaagcCAAAAAGCTAATCCAAACACtacataaaagcttataaacttaAAGCAAAAAAGCCAAAAGtcacttatattttataagcaTAAGCCAAAAAATATAAACCGGCGCAAACACCCCCTTAGAATTAAAAGGATCCaagtttgaactttttttagtAGGGAAGAAACTAACGAATAAGAGATTACCCCATAAGTTCTAAAACATTGGGCCTTCCACATAATGTATTTTCTGGTTCTTGTGATTGACTCGTTGTTCTCCAAGAACAATTATACATCCTCTCCATTTCACACTAAAATCCTGGTCAAAAACCTGGTTCAATAACCCGAATTTCTGCTCATTCAATCAGACCTCTACTCTACGAAACCTGCCATATGATACGACCTCCAAGTAAATTCTTatgtgaaaagtgaaaacacaATTACCGGCTCAAGTTACTCAATAAAGGGTTCGAAAATCAAGCTATGCTCTCTTCAAAACTTTATCGCCAAACATGGATTCATTAGTTATCTTTCTTCATATTGGCACGCTAATGGGTAAGTTTTGGCAGGGCACAGGCTTAACCGGTTAGGTCAGGCATCcaaaatttgtaaattttccCCAAATATGATATGTAACTGTCAAATATGATTCCAATATAATATTAGTTGATTAACAATCTAAATATTTTGTTAACGTGTATAAGGCGGTTCATGCATTAAAAATACATCTTCGTCATCTTTCAattcatttgacccatttcataTTAAGCATGGGTCTTGCTTTggactaatttttaaaaaatgaccaATTTGGTCAAAATATCCTTGGTAAATAGTTAAAAGTCACACGGATTTTGTTACTCCAATGGGGAATCGACACATGGACCATATAATCTCTTCACTATCTCTCTTTCTCCcagtcttttttctttttctcattttttcttattcttttctttATCTCCCTTAACAAAACCTTGGATCTACCGTGGCCTTAAGTCGGTTATAACTTTTCTACAATATGCGGAAGTCCAAGATCTACCATCTGAGCTCCAAACTCCACTTTGAAAGCAAGTTTTTGAAGTCAACACTACCAATCGTTGGTGGTTGGTGGTCCCTATAGTTATATCACTATGATGTAGCATTTTATGTAACTATTTGGTTGAACCTATGACAATCTCCAACAACCATGACAGGGCTCTAAATATAGCCAAGTACACTCAATTGCTTGCTCCTAGTAGAACtgaaaatactaaaaaatagtTAGATTTTtagggtgttttttttttgttaagggAGATGAAGAGAAGAAAAAGGAGGGGGGATAAAGGAAGTTCATAAACAGAAATTGAAATAGGAGAGAGAAGGAGCGGCCACGTGTCATGTCATTATTGGTCTATTTTGTTTCCGTGTTATTATGTACGGTCTGCCACggctttttttttactaaattgGGAATTTTTGTAAAACATGTCCAAAGCAAGAACTCATGCTTCCAATATGACCAGATAAGTAAATATCCCTTCATATGTAGTTTCTAATTACATATTtgaacaacaataataattttttaacttttgaatgTGAAAAATAATAGTAGGGGGGGTGTAATATGTACATGGGTTCTTATAGCATGACCTTAAAATAAAGGGATAATGGCACgtgaatgtaaccaactatgaccaaaaggttatgtaatgtaaccaactactcgactagctatgtagtgtaaccaattTTGTTCTTTGGGTTATGCAATATAAGCAACCGGATACAAAACAAGTTGCCGGTTACCACCTTTATTTTTATGGGataatggcaccggagtgtaaccaactatgaccaaaaggttatgtaatgtaaccaactactcgactagctatatagtgtaaccacctttgtttgttgggttatgtaatgtaagcaaccggatgGGAAACAGGTTTTCGGTTaccactttcatttttattcttttttaattaaaaaaaggggTCACGTGTCAcatatattaagaatatatatttactaaatatttatatataaaaaattatatttaatgtgtgtatatatatacacctctTTTCTCTACAaagtgttagaatatgaacacataaataaccatataatcacgagtaagcgcaacggaagaaatcgaatcaaatatgcaatcaaattaattaacaaagaataaaaTTGAGTcatgtaccttatgcaaagctccaataagataataataataataatgatattattattgcttagggtttaaagcaaaacccctctacgatcacacactagacaccccgaataacgtatgttagtactcgatcacaaaccaaacaaaccttttgcttgaaccttaaacttcaaagtTGAAACCCCTCTTAGAAGAAggaatttcggccacttcaaagaaaggaagaaa
Coding sequences within:
- the LOC122591786 gene encoding disease resistance protein RPV1-like; translation: MASASTSSVEKGYIYDVFISFRGKDLRTSFVDHLYHALRKSGIIVFKDDKDIEVGQKIGDELPKAIKDSKFHIVIFSKRYADSYWCLNEFVEILEICQNPEEGTFFPIFYHVKPSEVREQKGPVEKAFAKHSENEAAGRWRAAMAEAATLEGWELDKTGDGHEVQFIEKIVQAISQKPYFANFSINENLVGMMTRVEKLLLSLQVGFDDVRMIGITGLGGVGKTTLASVVFNRIANQFDVKSFVQNVRERSKDPKGLQDMQQRLLTSMFGDQSIDVPSDFEGRSMMQRRMPSIKVLIVLDDVNDSKQLEALAEPSWFRPGSRIIITSRDRQVLVAHGVQSHNIHDVGTLSDEDAIRLLSRYAFKTECPAEGYEELSKKVVKYAAGLPLTIKTLSSSLHGCPVQEWEDGITRLETVPWGDTLKILKISYDALEEDQKEIFLHVACLLKDERKKRAIRILESLGFRAKFGLGVLEKKSLITLRDVTHRCDDCDCDYDDDKKLDMHDHIEEMGMHIVRNLHPVEPQQHKLLWIRDEIEDIIEKDMGTEAIKGIKLLETDLPPAKILHSLRKMSRLCFLQVGWILYYEKSQSYSRRVYEYFTSKYHLPNSLQFLHWKRYPFRYLPKTFHGDKLVEMEMPSSHIHQLWKGGEKKVLPKLRLLDLTGSKLETFDSAGMTPNLEKLVLRGCEKLVEVNISDECLYVKKLDLSNCTALEKVTISNECQNLDKLELGGCISLRELQLHGECPSRLESLYLSDTKLRSLKLGLAANLEVLSVEQCEDLEELVMPVECQKLTALTLCGIKKLRSFNPGRIWKI